A part of Astyanax mexicanus isolate ESR-SI-001 chromosome 2, AstMex3_surface, whole genome shotgun sequence genomic DNA contains:
- the ucn3l gene encoding urocortin 3, like: MVLARSLLVLAVLCAPLPSLCLRPPESEPVLLCSEELLPTTNNNDDLPLNALYDSLHLLHRAGDSLSLEESRERRTSPGSGYRILSQSLLRRSKMYRNGAKGDRGSRMTLSLDVPTSLMNILFDIAKGKSMRAQAAHNARLMAQIG; this comes from the coding sequence ATGGTGCTGGCCAGATCTCTTCTGGTGCTTGCCGTCCTCTGCGCTCCACTCCCCAGCCTCTGTTTGCGGCCCCCCGAATCCGAGCCCGTCCTCCTCTGCTCTGAGGAGCTCCTCCCCACGACCAACAACAACGATGATCTGCCTCTGAACGCCCTCTACGACAGCCTGCACCTTCTCCACAGGGCAGGAGACTCCCTTTCTCTGGAGGAGAGCCGAGAGAGGAGGACTTCTCCTGGGTCTGGCTACAGGATTCTGAGCCAGAGTCTGCTCAGGAGGAGTAAGATGTACCGGAACGGAGCCAAAGGTGACCGGGGCAGCAGGATGACCCTTTCATTGGACGTTCCCACCAGCCTTATGAACATACTGTTTGACATTGCCAAAGGCAAAAGCATGCGCGCCCAGGCGGCCCACAACGCACGCCTAATGGCCCAGATCGGCTAA